One window of the Erythrolamprus reginae isolate rEryReg1 unplaced genomic scaffold, rEryReg1.hap1 scaffold_149, whole genome shotgun sequence genome contains the following:
- the LOC139155951 gene encoding sperm-associated antigen 8-like isoform X2, with amino-acid sequence MEPDRASLPNCGEAAAPTNTEEPRGSPAKTAPSAAERPPEPEAQLETADTYPVELPPCHGVPGPYLGELPAADLQPPPPRLLEPAREPPARGQCLLHNWLEERATNALDRVPRAEYGTEGFFHRHGHPALLTLDCRAAMPTATTTKDSFPPPVQTALPLRGKREAMMEHLLYQKHSRSLLGGGPYPPPEPMESLSITHRDYKQGGGPCWAPAPYTAPRLPAGAAPDLLAGTRPAGAGHLQHPNVRRPFQEVHEVHHPCLGPPGPAFARRPRRRPHALKAPLPPPPPGPVRGEHRMGGGQEPQWAEGITTRVSTPPPAPGTAVASRGVKEPSWPAGWPPRAPPRSEAEQILRTHVPPSIHLSVCGGSCSPWGALR; translated from the exons ATGGAGCCGGACAG AGCCTCGCTGCCGAACTGCGGAGAGGCCGCCGCTCCGACCAACACGGAGGAGCCCCGCGGGAGCCCGGCGAAGACGGCACCGAGTGCTGCGGAGAGGCCGCCGGAGCCCGAGGCCCAGCTGGAGACCGCAGACACGTACCCGGTGGAGCTGCCGCCCTGCCATGGCGTGCCCGGGCCCTACCTGGGGGAGCTGCCGGCCGCCGacctgcagccgccgccgccccgCCTCCTGGAGCCGGCGAGGGAGCCGCCCGCCCGCGGCCAGTGCCTGCTGCACAACTGGCTGGAAGAG AGAGCCACTAACGCGCTGGACCGGGTGCCGCGAGCCGAGTACGGCACGGAGGGCTTCTTCCACCGCCACGGGCACCCCGCCCTCCTCACCCTCGACTGCCGGGCCGCCATGcccaccgccaccaccaccaagGACTCCTTCCCGCCGCCCGTCCAGACGGCGCTCCCCCTGCGAG GGAAGCGCGAGGCCATGATGGAGCACCTCCTGTACCAGAAACACAG CCGGAGCCTCCTTGGGGGCGGCCCCTACCCTCCACCTGAGCCCATGGAGTCCCTCTCCATCACTCACCGGGACTACAAGCAGGGGGGGGGGCCCTGCTGGGCCCCTGCCCCCTACACAG CCCCACGACTACCGGCTGGAGCAGCCCCAGACCTTCTGGCTGGAACACGTCCAGCAGGTGCCG ggcaCCTCCAGCATCCGAACGTGCGACGCCCTTTTCAGGAAGTGCACGAGGTTCACCACCCCTGTCTCGGACCGCCTGGACCAGCCTTTGCTCGACGGCCCAGGAGGAGGCCCCACGCTCTGAAGGCCCCCTTGCCGCCCCCACCGCCTGGGCCAGTGCGGGGGGAGCAtcgaatggggggggggcaggagcccCAGTGGGCAGAAGGCATCACAACAAGAGTCTCCACCCCCCCACCTGCTCCAGGCACAGCCGTCGCCTCCCGAGGCGTGAAAGAACCCTCCTGGCCTGCAGGCTGGCCGCCTCGTGCCCCCCCCCGCTCCGAGGCAGAGCAAATCCTCCGCACGCACGtccctccgtccatccatctgtccgtctgtgGGGGCAGCTGCTCTCCCTGGGGGGCCCTCAGATAA
- the LOC139155951 gene encoding uncharacterized protein isoform X1 — MEPDRASLPNCGEAAAPTNTEEPRGSPAKTAPSAAERPPEPEAQLETADTYPVELPPCHGVPGPYLGELPAADLQPPPPRLLEPAREPPARGQCLLHNWLEERATNALDRVPRAEYGTEGFFHRHGHPALLTLDCRAAMPTATTTKDSFPPPVQTALPLRGKREAMMEHLLYQKHRPRWMSSLFSEAPSEEPPKGGRPTGQCSIRKILLSPSRSLLGGGPYPPPEPMESLSITHRDYKQGGGPCWAPAPYTAPRLPAGAAPDLLAGTRPAGAGHLQHPNVRRPFQEVHEVHHPCLGPPGPAFARRPRRRPHALKAPLPPPPPGPVRGEHRMGGGQEPQWAEGITTRVSTPPPAPGTAVASRGVKEPSWPAGWPPRAPPRSEAEQILRTHVPPSIHLSVCGGSCSPWGALR; from the exons ATGGAGCCGGACAG AGCCTCGCTGCCGAACTGCGGAGAGGCCGCCGCTCCGACCAACACGGAGGAGCCCCGCGGGAGCCCGGCGAAGACGGCACCGAGTGCTGCGGAGAGGCCGCCGGAGCCCGAGGCCCAGCTGGAGACCGCAGACACGTACCCGGTGGAGCTGCCGCCCTGCCATGGCGTGCCCGGGCCCTACCTGGGGGAGCTGCCGGCCGCCGacctgcagccgccgccgccccgCCTCCTGGAGCCGGCGAGGGAGCCGCCCGCCCGCGGCCAGTGCCTGCTGCACAACTGGCTGGAAGAG AGAGCCACTAACGCGCTGGACCGGGTGCCGCGAGCCGAGTACGGCACGGAGGGCTTCTTCCACCGCCACGGGCACCCCGCCCTCCTCACCCTCGACTGCCGGGCCGCCATGcccaccgccaccaccaccaagGACTCCTTCCCGCCGCCCGTCCAGACGGCGCTCCCCCTGCGAG GGAAGCGCGAGGCCATGATGGAGCACCTCCTGTACCAGAAACACAG ACCCAGGtggatgtccagtctcttctcaGAAGCCCCCAGTGAAGAACCTCCGAAGGGAGGCCGTCCCACTGGTCAATGCTCCATCAGGAAAATCCTCCTTAGTCCCAG CCGGAGCCTCCTTGGGGGCGGCCCCTACCCTCCACCTGAGCCCATGGAGTCCCTCTCCATCACTCACCGGGACTACAAGCAGGGGGGGGGGCCCTGCTGGGCCCCTGCCCCCTACACAG CCCCACGACTACCGGCTGGAGCAGCCCCAGACCTTCTGGCTGGAACACGTCCAGCAGGTGCCG ggcaCCTCCAGCATCCGAACGTGCGACGCCCTTTTCAGGAAGTGCACGAGGTTCACCACCCCTGTCTCGGACCGCCTGGACCAGCCTTTGCTCGACGGCCCAGGAGGAGGCCCCACGCTCTGAAGGCCCCCTTGCCGCCCCCACCGCCTGGGCCAGTGCGGGGGGAGCAtcgaatggggggggggcaggagcccCAGTGGGCAGAAGGCATCACAACAAGAGTCTCCACCCCCCCACCTGCTCCAGGCACAGCCGTCGCCTCCCGAGGCGTGAAAGAACCCTCCTGGCCTGCAGGCTGGCCGCCTCGTGCCCCCCCCCGCTCCGAGGCAGAGCAAATCCTCCGCACGCACGtccctccgtccatccatctgtccgtctgtgGGGGCAGCTGCTCTCCCTGGGGGGCCCTCAGATAA
- the LOC139155942 gene encoding adenosine 5'-monophosphoramidase HINT2-like has translation MAAALVMAGRGLLVRAWGRPGQRALAARGPGEEVGRAQQAAEQPGGPTVFSRILDGSIPAHVLYQDDQCMAFRDAAPQAPVHFLVIPRRPLARLSRAAPSDAQLLGHLLVVASQTAEAEGLSEGYRVVINEGRHGAQSVYHLHLHVLGGRQMAWPPG, from the exons ATGGCGGCGGCGCTGGTGATGGCGGGCCGGGGGCTGCTGGTTCGCGCCTGGGGCCGCCCGGGACAG AGGGCTCTGGCGGCCCGGGGGCCGGGCGAGGAGGTGGGGCGGGCGCAGCAGGCGGCCGAGCAGCCCGGCGGCCCCACCGTCTTCAGCCGCATCCTGGACGGCTCCATCCCGGCGCACGTGCTCTACCAGGACGACCAG TGCATGGCCTTCCGGGACGCGGCCCCGCAGGCCCCCGTGCACTTCCTGGTCATCCCGCGCCGACCCCTCGCGCGCCTCAGCCGGGCCGCCCCCAGCGACGCGCAG cTCCTGGGACACTTGCTGGTGGTGGCCAGCCAGACGGCCGAGGCGGAGGGGCTGTCCGAGGGCTACCGAGTGG TCATCAACGAGGGCCGGCACGGGGCCCAGTCCGTctaccacctccacctccacgtGCTGGGGGGGCGTCAGATGGCCTGGCCCCCCGGCTGA
- the LOC139155944 gene encoding avidin-like — protein MATGTGALLGLLLAFLLGSSGTSVEARNSERFAARQCVLSGNWTNDLNSTMQINGVNMAGVFSGTYLTVFSNTSTPFLPSPLQGFQQLTDQLLFGFTVNWTFSASTTVFVGQCFVDGDGRQLLKTSWLERAAVQSMQGDWRATRVGTNTFHRTN, from the exons ATGGCGACAGGCACCGGGGCGCTTCTGGGGCTTCTCCTGGCTTTCCTGCTCGGCTCCTCCGGCACCTCCGTCGAAGCCCGGAACTCGGAGCGCTTCGCCGCGCGGCAG TGCGTCCTCAGTGGCAACTGGACGAATGACCTCAACTCCACCATGCAGATCAACGGCGTCAATATGGCGGGGGTGTTTAGCGGCACGTATCTGACGGTCTTCTCGAACACTTCCACTCCATTCCTGCCATCCCCGCTGCAGGGCTTCCAGCAACTGACGGACCAGCTCCTCTTTGGCTTCACCGTCAACTGGACCTTCTCTG CCTCCACCACCGTCTTTGTGGGTCAgtgttttgtggatggggacggaaggcagctgctgaaGACCTCCTGGCTGGAACGTGCGGCCGTGCAGTCCATGCAAGGGGATTGGAGGGCAACCAG GGTTGGCACAAACACTTTCCACCGCACCAACTGA
- the LOC139155952 gene encoding protein FAM221B-like, translated as MEAEPTEAAASLPPAVSWQAAAAEEAEDEAAPSSTSPTAREVEEELILPASTSPGSGEETVPPTSSSLEGEAEDDRPEASSSEWPEPRSASPSEPSSAPPDSSPFTFSSSSPLSWKAPSDGLQRRLDEAEGRAEQPERAKVKRKSPPAKKAAPKYTVRTITPAEKEELVSVAKAMHRERFARNVKELFHLEKEAALKSLQTGLYIGWRCPEYLWDCFRVGEESRCFCGHLLKLHQVYVEKRATVPCTLPGCRCQGFLFIPSCPEEVGEFWLRRRTGFDVAAWRAKCRCTHTHEEHTPTGARGCCVRGCSCGAFASSFLCAACDRRWEEHETFFESEEARRRGGRPYGEAYLPLAELPELRGAVLTGRSEDPSASRAVQGPACQALPDPSPGSRALPLPPAGPRRFLQKDDKKA; from the exons ATGGAAGCGGAACCCACGGAAGCGGCGGCCTCGCTGCCCCCGGCGGTGTCCTGGCAGGCGGCCGCGGCGGAGGAGGCGGAGGACGaggcggctcccagcagcacgtCGCCCACGGCtcgggaggtggaggaagagctGATCCTGCCCGCCTCCACCTCCCCGGGGAGCGGCGAGGAGACGGTCCCGCCGACGTCCAGCTCCTTGGAGGGGGAGGCGGAGGACGACCGCCCGGAAGCCTCCTCGTCCGAGTGGCCGGAGCCGCGGAGCGCCAGCCCCAGCGAGCCCTCCTCCGCGCCGCCCGACAGCTCCCCGTTCACCTTCTCCTCGTCCTCGCCGCTCTCCTGGAAGGCGCCCTCCGACGGGCTGCAGCGGCGCCTGGACGAGGCGGAAGGCCGCGCGGAGCAGCCCGAACGCGCGAAAGTCAAGAGGAAAAGCCCGCCGGCCAAGAAGGCCGCGCCAA AGTACACGGTGAGGACCATCACGCCGGCCGAGAAGGAGGAGCTGGTGTCGGTGGCCAAGGCCATGCACCGTGAGAGGTTCGCCAGGAACGTCAAGGAGCTCTTCCACCTGGAGAAGGAGGCAGCCCTCAAGTCCCTCCAGACag GCCTCTACATCGGCTGGCGCTGCCCCGAATACCTGTGGGATTGTTTCCGGGTGGGGGAGGAGTCCCGGTGCTTCTGTGGGCACCTGCTGAAGCTGCACCAGGTGTATGTGG AGAAACGGGCCACTGTGCCCTGTACGCTGCCCGGCTGCCGCTGCCAGGGCTTCCTCTTCATCCCGTCCTGCCCGGAGGAGGTGGGCGAGTTCTGGCTTCGGCGGAGGACCGGCTTCGACGTGGCGGCCTGGCGGGCCAAGTGccgctgcacacacacacatgaggaGCACACGCCGACCGGAGCGCGGGGCTGCTGCGTGCGAG GCTGCTCCTGCGGGGCCTTCGCCTCCAGCTTCCTGTGCGCGGCCTGTGACCGGCGCTGGGAGGAGCACGAGACCTTCTTTGAGTCCGAGGAGGCCAGGCGCAGAGGTGGCCGGCCTTACG gaGAAGCTTACCTGCCCCTGGCTGAGCTGCCCGAGCTGCGTGGGGCCGTGCTGACGGGCCGCTCTGAGGACCCCTCCGCCTCCAGGGCTGTGCAGGGACCGGCCTGCCAGGCCCTGCCGGACCCCTCCCCTGGCTCAAGGGCTCTGCCTCTTCCCCCTGCAGGCCCCCGGCGGTTCCTGCAGAAGGACGACAAGAAGGCCTGA
- the LOC139155951 gene encoding splicing factor 1-like isoform X4, protein MFIPGMFRFSDCGLTNHVCWKFVPGIYYSFRKREAMMEHLLYQKHRPRWMSSLFSEAPSEEPPKGGRPTGQCSIRKILLSPSRSLLGGGPYPPPEPMESLSITHRDYKQGGGPCWAPAPYTAPRLPAGAAPDLLAGTRPAGAGHLQHPNVRRPFQEVHEVHHPCLGPPGPAFARRPRRRPHALKAPLPPPPPGPVRGEHRMGGGQEPQWAEGITTRVSTPPPAPGTAVASRGVKEPSWPAGWPPRAPPRSEAEQILRTHVPPSIHLSVCGGSCSPWGALR, encoded by the exons atgtttatcccaggcatgtttagattcagtgactgtggattgaccaaccacgtctgctggaagtttgttccagggatctactactctttca GGAAGCGCGAGGCCATGATGGAGCACCTCCTGTACCAGAAACACAG ACCCAGGtggatgtccagtctcttctcaGAAGCCCCCAGTGAAGAACCTCCGAAGGGAGGCCGTCCCACTGGTCAATGCTCCATCAGGAAAATCCTCCTTAGTCCCAG CCGGAGCCTCCTTGGGGGCGGCCCCTACCCTCCACCTGAGCCCATGGAGTCCCTCTCCATCACTCACCGGGACTACAAGCAGGGGGGGGGGCCCTGCTGGGCCCCTGCCCCCTACACAG CCCCACGACTACCGGCTGGAGCAGCCCCAGACCTTCTGGCTGGAACACGTCCAGCAGGTGCCG ggcaCCTCCAGCATCCGAACGTGCGACGCCCTTTTCAGGAAGTGCACGAGGTTCACCACCCCTGTCTCGGACCGCCTGGACCAGCCTTTGCTCGACGGCCCAGGAGGAGGCCCCACGCTCTGAAGGCCCCCTTGCCGCCCCCACCGCCTGGGCCAGTGCGGGGGGAGCAtcgaatggggggggggcaggagcccCAGTGGGCAGAAGGCATCACAACAAGAGTCTCCACCCCCCCACCTGCTCCAGGCACAGCCGTCGCCTCCCGAGGCGTGAAAGAACCCTCCTGGCCTGCAGGCTGGCCGCCTCGTGCCCCCCCCCGCTCCGAGGCAGAGCAAATCCTCCGCACGCACGtccctccgtccatccatctgtccgtctgtgGGGGCAGCTGCTCTCCCTGGGGGGCCCTCAGATAA
- the LOC139155951 gene encoding sperm-associated antigen 8-like isoform X3, translated as MEPDRASLPNCGEAAAPTNTEEPRGSPAKTAPSAAERPPEPEAQLETADTYPVELPPCHGVPGPYLGELPAADLQPPPPRLLEPAREPPARGQCLLHNWLEERATNALDRVPRAEYGTEGFFHRHGHPALLTLDCRAAMPTATTTKDSFPPPVQTALPLRGKREAMMEHLLYQKHRPRWMSSLFSEAPSEEPPKGGRPTGQCSIRKILLSPSRSLLGGGPYPPPEPMESLSITHRDYKQGGGPCWAPAPYTGKGPAGWSSSQAPSPPELLPPAVPQGSPSLLLQPHDYRLEQPQTFWLEHVQQVPGTSSIRTCDALFRKCTRFTTPVSDRLDQPLLDGPGGGPTL; from the exons ATGGAGCCGGACAG AGCCTCGCTGCCGAACTGCGGAGAGGCCGCCGCTCCGACCAACACGGAGGAGCCCCGCGGGAGCCCGGCGAAGACGGCACCGAGTGCTGCGGAGAGGCCGCCGGAGCCCGAGGCCCAGCTGGAGACCGCAGACACGTACCCGGTGGAGCTGCCGCCCTGCCATGGCGTGCCCGGGCCCTACCTGGGGGAGCTGCCGGCCGCCGacctgcagccgccgccgccccgCCTCCTGGAGCCGGCGAGGGAGCCGCCCGCCCGCGGCCAGTGCCTGCTGCACAACTGGCTGGAAGAG AGAGCCACTAACGCGCTGGACCGGGTGCCGCGAGCCGAGTACGGCACGGAGGGCTTCTTCCACCGCCACGGGCACCCCGCCCTCCTCACCCTCGACTGCCGGGCCGCCATGcccaccgccaccaccaccaagGACTCCTTCCCGCCGCCCGTCCAGACGGCGCTCCCCCTGCGAG GGAAGCGCGAGGCCATGATGGAGCACCTCCTGTACCAGAAACACAG ACCCAGGtggatgtccagtctcttctcaGAAGCCCCCAGTGAAGAACCTCCGAAGGGAGGCCGTCCCACTGGTCAATGCTCCATCAGGAAAATCCTCCTTAGTCCCAG CCGGAGCCTCCTTGGGGGCGGCCCCTACCCTCCACCTGAGCCCATGGAGTCCCTCTCCATCACTCACCGGGACTACAAGCAGGGGGGGGGGCCCTGCTGGGCCCCTGCCCCCTACACAGGTAAGGGCCCTGCTGGCTGGAGCAGCAGCcaggccccctcccctcctgaacTGTTGCCCCCGGCGGTTCCTCAGggctccccctctctcctcctgcAGCCCCACGACTACCGGCTGGAGCAGCCCCAGACCTTCTGGCTGGAACACGTCCAGCAGGTGCCG ggcaCCTCCAGCATCCGAACGTGCGACGCCCTTTTCAGGAAGTGCACGAGGTTCACCACCCCTGTCTCGGACCGCCTGGACCAGCCTTTGCTCGACGGCCCAGGAGGAGGCCCCACGCTCTGA
- the LOC139155941 gene encoding LOW QUALITY PROTEIN: TATA box-binding protein-associated factor, RNA polymerase I, subunit C-like (The sequence of the model RefSeq protein was modified relative to this genomic sequence to represent the inferred CDS: inserted 1 base in 1 codon; deleted 1 base in 1 codon): protein MRGRPVPHVRAPMAAAAFPSAQLPGLFRAGPSGREGPGTGLRGAGWGQRGQVGVAAGGAGPGAPPLFVPRRRPRAGEGWLPVEAAPLPLQPPEAAPPPDGAPARPALSALAPQLARLFLDEPEAAFGATARLLHPHVYLGDSADWRRAGGVCGMTRLLRALEGRAPGGTAGRPLSGVASLCRDWLSELPVKLVAEWLHEDLAERRRRLTFDETPTGGALAWLPDGAPGGPSRSGCLVFPAGEAADRLCFQKASLRLAASGALRPQLRGCPVQFRLNGEVRQVAAAHLEGSDFLGIRSGHFCGAWRRQRGKAPTALQVVCTDAPCSSIAVSPHLPGELSLCTLAGELFLWSLETGLRRLHQDRDSLFFRDPSPWRWSEFSAHPRVLTLADRTGLKGLDQRVPSGGLFELFKVGAEADCQRGERLVISKHLGPSEPFHHLVATQFSVFVLDERFPLVPVLSWEHMMPRPPIYAHVSPAGTPQHSHQVLLGAHHSQETLLLQYSGGRSLPCQLQGPPQKLPPIKESLAHFPRQVPVRQSALHQRLSAPTAGLAATLGQLDGNRTLLVFQLSQAGDLFYQTLLPRAREEEEEEEEAAGDQAHSGPEPGSKGPLVGRPGRGPVSADGARTACSPAAAALYRRWLRAWKQVAPPVQDRPGPPATLSQGGLFAHREASGVEGAGLPPPEAFRQLRRAMREARLLVCGGQREVPVPPAPQGPPVELGQRLVACWAGDWAAWWRERLGASKAQRQQALREQRRRAKRRRGPRSLSGSFTSSTSCHSELSGWSGEGGGPQDPXPPQCPPPPLPPSPPGASQELLSSQSLNERGIPRERRHTLRRYLAVLDAPPEPPEEEPLPASQSSGLGGSQRRPPSSQGPQPKRARMGF, encoded by the exons ATGCGCGGCCGGCCAGTTCCTCACGTGCGCGCGCCCATGGCCGCCGCCGCCTTCCCCTCGGCGCAGCTGCCGGGGCTCTTCCGCGCGGGGCCGTCGGGGCGGGAGGGTCCCGGGACGGGGTTGCGCGGGGCCGGCTGGGGTCAGCGCGGGCAGGTGGGCGTGGCGGCGGGGGGGGCCGGGCCGGGGGCGCCACCGCTCTTCGTGCCCCGCCGCCGCCCGAGGGCTGGGGAGGGCTGGCTGCCCGTCGAGGCCGCCCCGCTGCCGCTGCAGCCCCCGGAGGCGGCGCCCCCGCCCGACGGcgcccccgcccgcccggcccTGAGCGCGCTGGCCCCGCAGCTGGCCCGGCTCTTCCTGGACGAGCCCGAGGCGGCCTTCGGGGCCACGGCGCGCCTGCTGCACCCGCACGTCTACCTGGGCGACTCCGCGGACTGG CGCAGAGCCGGGGGCGTCTGCGGCATGACCCGCCTTCTCCGCGCCCTGGAAGGCCGGGCGCCCGGCGGCAC cgcCGGCCGGCCTCTCTCCGGCGTGGCCTCGCTGTGCCGCGACTGGTTGTCGGAGCTGCCCGTGAAGCTGGTGGCCGAGTGGCTGCACGAGGACCTGGccgagcggcggcggcggctgaccTTCGACGAGACCCCCACCGGCGGCGCCTTGGCCTGGCTGCCTGACGGCGCCCCCGGAGGACCCTCGCGCAGCGGCTGCCTGGTGTTCCCGGCCGGGGAGGCGGCCGACCGGCTCT GCTTCCAGAAGGCGTCCTTGAGACTGGCCGCCAGTGGCGCCCTGCGGCCCCAACTTCGGGGCTGCCCCGTCCAGTTCCGGCTCAACGGGGAAGTCCGGCAAGTGGCGGCGGCGCATCTGGAGGGCAGCG ACTTCCTGGGCATCCGCTCCGGCCACTTCTGTGGGGCCTGGAGGAGGCAGCGTGGAAAGGCCCCCACCGCCCTGCAGGTGGTCTGCACAGACGCCCCCTGCTCCTCCATCGCGGTCAG CCCCCACCTGCCCGGAGAGCTCTCGCTGTGCACCCTGGCCGGGGAGCTcttcctctggagcctggagaccgg GCTCCGGCGGCTGCACCAGGACCGCGACAGCCTCTTCTTCCGGGACCCCTCCCCCTGGCGCTGGAGCGAGTTTTCTGCCCACCCACGAGTGCTGACCTTGGCCGACCGCACTGGCCTGAAGGGGCTGGACCAGCGG GTGCCCTCCGGGGGCCTCTTCGAGCTCTTCAAGGTGGGGGCTGAAGCCGACTGCCAGCGTGGGGAGCGCCTGGTCATCTCCAAGCACCTGGGC CCTTCGGAGCCCTTCCACCACTTGGTGGCCACCCAG ttcTCGGTCTTCGTGCTGGACGAGCGCTTCCCGCTGGTGCCCGTCCTGAGCTGGGAACACATGATGCCGAGGCCGCCCATCTACGCCCACGTCTCCCCCGCCGGGACCCCCCAGCACAGCCACCAGGTGCTCCTGGGCGCCCACCACTCCCAGGAGACACTCCTGTTGCAGTACTCAG GTGGCCGCAGCCTCCCCTGCCAGCTGCAAGGCCCCCCCCAGAAGCTGCCCCCCATCAAGGAGAGCCTGGCCCACTTCCCTCGGCAGGTGCCTGTCAGGCAGAGCGCCCTCCACCAGCGCCTCTCCGCCCCCACAGCAG GCCTTGCCGCCACCCTCGGCCAGCTGGACGGCAACCGGACCCTGCTGGTCTTCCAGCTCTCCCAGGCCGGGGACCTCTTCTACCAGACGCTGCTTCCACGGGcccgagaggaagaggaggaggaagaggaggccgcTGGGGACCAGGCTCACTCGGGCCCAGAGCCCGGCTCCAAAGGCCCCCTGGTGGGCAGGCCTGGCCGGGGCCCCGTGTCTGCGGACGGAGCAAGGACTGCCTGTAGCCCGGCGGCTGCAGCCCTCTACCGGCGCTGGCTGAGGGCCTGGAAGCAGGTGGCCCCCCCCGTGCAGGACCGGCCAGGCCCTCCGGCCACGCTCAGCCAGGGTGGTCTCTTCGCCCACCGAGAGGCCAGCGGGGTGGAGGGGGCTGGCCtgccccccccagaggccttccGCCAACTGCGCAGGGCCATGCGGGAGGCGCGACTCCTGGTCTGTGGGGGCCAGAGGGAGGTCCCCGTGCCCCCCGCACCCCAGGGTCCCCCAGTGGAGTTGGGCCAGCGGCTGGTGGCCTGCTGGGCTGGCGACTGGGCGGCCTGGTGGCGGGAGAGGCTGGGCGCCAGCAAGGCCCAACGGCAGCAGGCGCTGAGGGAGCAGCGGAGGCGGGCCAAGCGGCGCAGGGGCCCGCGGAGCCTCTCGGGCAGCTTCACCTCCTCCACCAGCTGCCACTCGGAGCTCAGCGGGTGGtcgggggagggtggggggcccCAGGACC TCCCCCCGCAGTGCCcgcccccccctctgccccccagccccccaggggCCTCCCAGGAGCTGCTCTCCTCCCAGAGTCTGAACGAGCGCGGCATCCCCCGCGAGCGCCGCCACACCCTCCGCCGCTACCTGGCCGTGCTGGACGCGCCCCCGGAGCCCCCCGAGGAGGAGCCCCTGCCCGCCAGCCAGAGCTCGGGCCTGGGGGGCAGCCAGCGCCGCCCCCCCTCTTCCCAGGGCCCCCAGCCGAAGCGCGCCCGCATGGGCTTCTGA